The following proteins come from a genomic window of Gynuella sunshinyii YC6258:
- a CDS encoding sensor histidine kinase, with translation MTFSLSLLFAIGFGYLLLLFLLAHVVEKEWIAREWARHPLVYVLSIGVYCSAWAYFGTTGLAYEYGYGYLTYYMGLSAAFLLYPFLLKPFLKITKNHSLGSLADVFAFRYHSRWAGTATTICMLLAILPLLALQIQAITDATVILAPDTNATPVGLAFCAMMIAFTTLYGARQIHPRERHRSLIFAIAFESFFKLLMFVGLGIVAVFYVFETPEKLQQWLNGPGFILRNRLNTMPIQTWMLMSLLFIFAPLTMPHLFQALLRENRNPTHLRYATWAVPIYLFLMALPVLPIMWAGMYLGQPTNPEFYSLALGLGLQSPVITILAYLGGVSAASGLLIVATLAMASMTLNHVILPIHTPKGDEDIYHWLLWTRRGLIVTIILAAYLVYMLLGQIHNLSSLGIASFVGVLQFVPGIIGTVFWSRANRKGFLTGLVAGMLIWFISIFYPLLVDSFSLTYRLPLRFALSESAWAYATSISISVNLVLFLVVSWFTETSEEEKKAARACSQDALADTKRRQLVARSSDQITEALSTALGKVSAEREVNRVLKELNLPVGEYRPFALRRMRDRIETNLSGLMGPSVAQTIVQRYLPYASDDEFGKEDINLIESQLEGYHTQLTGLAAELDNLRRYHRQTLENLPVGVCSIGSDTEVLMWNPIMTEITGIEAKDIVGSHLNSLPLQWQTLLSRFMQGLSTHAYKKELVIGSRKRWYNLHKASLPQGEKTLSEGTVILVEDQTEIQMLEDELVHTERLASIGSLAAGVAHEIGNPVTGIDCLAQDLLYESDSPMVKEAAEQIREQTRRVTQIVQSLVNYAHAGSTTGKSEHIAHPLHMIVHEAIKLLELSKKSRDVEFINNVPQQVEVICDPHRLSQVFINLLNNARDASEPGSYVAVNLHEPENNHFVTVEVLDRGSGINPEHLDHIFEPFFTTKDVGKGTGLGLWIAYSIVEEHYGQIQVESPAFKVEGIGTSVIITLPKANRPSNPEEQL, from the coding sequence ATGACTTTTAGCCTGAGTCTGCTGTTTGCCATCGGCTTTGGTTATCTGCTCCTACTGTTTCTACTGGCTCATGTGGTTGAAAAAGAATGGATCGCCCGTGAATGGGCCCGACATCCGCTGGTTTATGTGCTATCGATCGGGGTGTACTGTTCAGCCTGGGCATATTTCGGAACCACCGGGCTGGCCTACGAATATGGTTACGGCTACCTGACCTATTACATGGGACTGTCAGCAGCCTTCCTGCTCTATCCTTTCCTGCTTAAACCGTTCTTGAAAATCACCAAGAACCATTCGCTTGGCTCTCTGGCCGATGTATTCGCCTTTCGTTATCACAGCCGCTGGGCCGGCACGGCCACCACAATTTGTATGCTGCTGGCCATTCTGCCGTTACTGGCCTTGCAGATTCAGGCGATTACCGATGCCACGGTCATCCTCGCACCTGACACCAATGCCACACCGGTCGGTCTGGCTTTCTGTGCCATGATGATTGCCTTCACTACATTATATGGTGCTCGCCAGATCCATCCCCGTGAGCGCCACCGTTCACTGATTTTTGCCATCGCCTTTGAATCGTTTTTCAAACTGCTGATGTTTGTCGGCCTCGGCATCGTCGCAGTGTTTTATGTGTTTGAGACACCGGAAAAACTACAGCAATGGCTCAACGGTCCCGGATTCATCCTGCGTAACCGGCTCAACACCATGCCTATCCAGACCTGGATGTTGATGTCGTTGCTGTTTATCTTCGCGCCACTCACCATGCCTCATCTGTTTCAGGCATTGTTACGGGAAAACCGCAATCCGACTCATCTTCGCTATGCCACCTGGGCGGTGCCCATTTACCTGTTTCTGATGGCGTTACCGGTGTTACCGATCATGTGGGCCGGCATGTATCTGGGCCAGCCGACGAATCCGGAGTTTTATTCCCTGGCACTGGGTCTGGGACTGCAATCACCGGTTATCACCATCCTGGCCTACCTCGGCGGTGTTTCTGCCGCCTCGGGCCTGCTCATCGTTGCCACTCTGGCAATGGCCTCGATGACCCTGAATCATGTCATCCTGCCCATTCACACCCCCAAAGGTGATGAGGATATCTATCACTGGCTGCTGTGGACCCGGCGGGGGCTGATTGTCACCATTATCCTGGCGGCTTATCTGGTCTACATGCTGTTGGGCCAAATCCATAATCTCAGCTCCCTGGGCATTGCCAGCTTTGTCGGAGTGTTGCAATTTGTACCGGGCATCATTGGCACGGTGTTCTGGAGCCGGGCCAACCGCAAGGGCTTCCTCACCGGTCTGGTCGCCGGCATGCTGATCTGGTTTATCAGTATTTTTTATCCACTGCTGGTGGATTCGTTTTCACTCACTTATCGGTTACCCCTGCGTTTTGCCCTGAGCGAATCTGCCTGGGCCTACGCCACGTCCATTTCCATCAGCGTCAATCTGGTGTTATTTCTGGTGGTTTCATGGTTTACCGAAACGTCTGAAGAAGAAAAAAAAGCCGCCCGCGCCTGCTCTCAGGATGCCCTGGCTGACACCAAACGCAGACAGCTGGTGGCCCGCAGTTCTGATCAGATTACCGAAGCGCTTTCCACCGCACTGGGAAAGGTCAGTGCTGAGCGCGAGGTTAACCGGGTTCTCAAAGAGCTGAATCTGCCGGTCGGTGAATATCGACCGTTTGCCCTTCGCCGCATGCGCGACCGCATTGAGACCAACCTGTCGGGTCTGATGGGACCATCGGTGGCACAGACCATCGTCCAACGCTACCTGCCCTATGCCAGTGATGATGAATTCGGCAAAGAAGACATCAACCTGATCGAAAGTCAGCTGGAAGGCTATCACACCCAACTGACTGGCCTGGCGGCAGAACTGGACAATCTGCGCCGTTATCATCGCCAGACTCTTGAAAACCTGCCGGTCGGGGTGTGTTCCATCGGCAGCGATACAGAAGTGCTGATGTGGAACCCGATCATGACCGAGATCACCGGGATTGAGGCCAAGGATATTGTCGGCTCCCACCTCAACTCCCTGCCCCTGCAATGGCAGACACTGCTCAGCCGGTTCATGCAGGGACTCAGCACCCATGCCTATAAAAAGGAACTGGTCATCGGCTCACGCAAACGCTGGTATAACCTGCATAAGGCATCGTTGCCCCAGGGCGAAAAAACCCTGTCTGAAGGTACCGTGATCCTGGTCGAGGACCAGACCGAAATTCAGATGCTTGAAGATGAACTGGTTCATACCGAACGTCTGGCCTCCATCGGCAGCCTGGCCGCAGGGGTTGCCCACGAAATCGGCAACCCGGTGACCGGCATCGACTGCCTGGCCCAGGACCTGCTCTATGAGAGTGACTCTCCCATGGTAAAAGAGGCTGCTGAACAGATCCGCGAGCAGACCCGACGTGTCACTCAGATCGTCCAGAGCCTGGTCAACTACGCCCATGCCGGGTCGACCACCGGAAAAAGCGAGCACATCGCCCACCCCCTTCACATGATCGTACACGAGGCAATCAAACTGCTCGAACTGTCGAAAAAAAGCCGGGACGTGGAATTTATCAACAATGTGCCACAGCAAGTGGAAGTCATCTGCGACCCTCACCGTCTGTCACAGGTATTCATCAATCTTCTCAACAACGCCCGTGATGCCAGTGAGCCCGGTTCTTACGTCGC
- the nirB gene encoding nitrite reductase large subunit NirB has product MKQQKLLVIGNGMVGHKAVELLATQSQYQLQVLGREPRPAYDRVHLSSFFSGLGASELSLVDDDFYRSHGIEVSMSCNVRQIDRESKTVLTEEGHEYAYDKLILATGSVPFVPPVPGRDQPHCHVYRTIEDLLAIQDSALQSRVGVVIGGGLLGLEAAKALHDLGLTAHVVEFAPQLMAVQLDAEGGALLREKIEALDVGVHTGKNTLEIIAGTQQRYRMNFADDTYLETDMIVFSAGIRPQDDLARQAGLTIGERGGIVINEFCQTSDPDIYAIGECALRNGRIFGLVAPGYEMARVAVAHLNGRTDSCFNGADMSTRLKLLGVDVAAIGDAHGRTPDCCCLSWLDQENQNYQKVVLSPDRKRLLGAVLVGDTKDYDQWLPLMMNQMELSDPPEYMILPEAFRQSSAFDINSLSDDTWVCRCNRVNKGDIRDAIQNGCTDLGSITHATGAASTCGSCASLVRQILQSETVAMEASLIQTD; this is encoded by the coding sequence ATGAAGCAGCAGAAACTATTGGTTATCGGTAACGGCATGGTCGGTCACAAAGCCGTCGAACTACTCGCCACCCAATCGCAGTACCAGCTTCAGGTGCTCGGCAGAGAACCGCGACCGGCTTATGACCGTGTTCATCTGAGCAGTTTTTTTTCCGGTCTGGGAGCCAGTGAGCTGTCATTGGTCGATGATGATTTTTACCGCAGTCATGGCATCGAAGTCAGCATGTCCTGCAACGTCCGTCAGATCGACCGCGAGAGCAAAACAGTACTGACCGAAGAGGGTCATGAATATGCCTACGACAAACTTATTCTGGCCACCGGATCGGTTCCATTTGTGCCGCCGGTGCCTGGCAGAGATCAGCCTCACTGTCATGTCTACCGGACCATTGAGGATTTACTGGCCATCCAGGATTCCGCCCTTCAGAGCCGGGTGGGTGTAGTCATCGGCGGAGGTCTGCTGGGTCTGGAAGCAGCGAAGGCTCTACACGATCTGGGCCTGACCGCCCATGTCGTGGAATTTGCACCGCAACTGATGGCAGTCCAACTCGATGCCGAAGGTGGGGCGCTGTTGCGGGAAAAGATCGAGGCATTGGACGTGGGCGTGCACACCGGCAAAAACACCCTCGAAATCATCGCCGGCACACAGCAACGGTATCGCATGAATTTTGCCGACGACACCTACCTGGAAACCGACATGATCGTATTCTCCGCCGGCATCCGGCCGCAGGACGATCTCGCCCGCCAGGCGGGCCTGACAATTGGCGAGCGCGGAGGCATTGTCATCAACGAGTTCTGTCAGACGTCTGATCCGGATATCTATGCCATTGGCGAATGTGCCTTGCGCAACGGTCGCATTTTTGGCCTGGTCGCTCCCGGCTATGAAATGGCCAGAGTGGCCGTCGCCCATCTCAACGGCCGGACGGATTCATGTTTCAACGGTGCCGACATGAGTACCCGATTGAAGCTGCTCGGAGTGGACGTGGCTGCAATTGGCGATGCCCACGGCCGCACCCCGGACTGCTGCTGTCTGAGCTGGCTGGATCAGGAAAACCAGAACTATCAAAAAGTGGTATTGAGTCCTGATCGAAAACGGCTGCTCGGTGCGGTGCTGGTGGGTGACACCAAAGATTATGACCAGTGGCTGCCGCTGATGATGAACCAGATGGAGCTGTCCGATCCACCGGAGTACATGATTTTGCCCGAAGCCTTCCGCCAGTCCTCCGCCTTTGACATCAACAGCCTGAGCGATGATACCTGGGTCTGCCGCTGTAATCGGGTCAACAAAGGCGATATTCGCGATGCGATCCAAAACGGTTGTACAGACCTTGGCAGTATTACCCATGCAACCGGCGCAGCCTCAACCTGCGGTTCCTGTGCCAGCCTGGTCCGGCAGATCCTGCAAAGTGAAACCGTAGCAATGGAAGCATCTCTGATACAAACCGACTGA
- the traF gene encoding conjugal transfer protein TraF: protein MKTKILITSGMLLSTTAFADSFVANDSRTNAMGGAGVAAAYPAQAVNLNPGLLANYDEGEKVQIILPALGAYSEDQKGLFREVEKFIDELYPSYEDLETLDLSSSIDGMVNTANNVETAVQNYEDDPSAANLAALKSANADLNNSITTVRSDLSSINSIVVQTRETFESFSSRPSQVGMMGMLGIGLPNKNYPFALAVNTNGYVGGQFNLVNSDLEPTELTLNDLDEYLNLVGNVSTSLDTVIEVAETYDSSDPDSVNAYDAAQGDFSNAVNAVDNANTSNGVFVNGDYDGVTELNTDDFKSSVDLVGVWITELSLAMGRDFKIAEEEFSAGAAIKMQQITVFEKNVIYSEIENDASNAVDEAINENQKEYFRFNADLGVVKSFDYKGQITAGAVIKNIVPWDLESASGQTIKLRPQVRIGAAHQTRFTTLVADLDVTENKPMDIGVATRYLSLGAELNAYDWAAFRIGYKNNLSESDSSAVSLGLGLTPFGVGVDLSVWGSPSDEESEIAKNAGAMAQISIRF from the coding sequence ATGAAAACCAAAATATTGATAACCTCTGGCATGTTGCTCTCAACTACTGCTTTCGCCGACAGTTTTGTCGCTAACGACAGCCGCACCAATGCAATGGGTGGTGCCGGTGTTGCTGCTGCCTACCCGGCACAGGCCGTCAATCTGAATCCTGGATTACTGGCCAATTACGACGAAGGCGAAAAAGTACAGATCATTCTGCCGGCCTTAGGTGCATATAGCGAAGACCAAAAAGGTTTGTTCAGGGAAGTGGAGAAGTTTATCGATGAACTGTATCCATCTTATGAGGACCTGGAGACTCTCGATCTTAGTAGCAGTATCGATGGTATGGTGAATACCGCCAACAATGTTGAGACTGCCGTACAAAACTACGAAGACGACCCCAGCGCTGCCAATCTGGCCGCGTTGAAAAGTGCCAATGCAGATCTTAATAACTCTATCACCACGGTTCGTTCAGATCTTTCCAGCATCAATTCAATTGTGGTTCAAACCCGGGAGACCTTCGAAAGTTTCAGTTCCCGTCCATCTCAGGTTGGCATGATGGGCATGCTGGGCATCGGCTTACCCAACAAAAACTATCCTTTCGCGCTGGCGGTCAATACCAATGGCTATGTGGGTGGTCAGTTCAATCTGGTCAACAGTGATCTGGAGCCCACGGAATTGACATTGAATGACCTGGATGAATACCTCAATCTGGTCGGCAATGTATCCACCAGCCTGGATACGGTTATTGAGGTTGCCGAAACCTATGACAGCAGCGACCCCGACAGTGTTAATGCCTATGACGCCGCACAGGGGGACTTCTCGAATGCAGTCAACGCAGTCGACAACGCCAATACCAGTAACGGCGTATTCGTTAACGGTGATTACGACGGTGTTACCGAATTAAATACCGATGACTTCAAATCCTCTGTCGATCTGGTCGGGGTTTGGATAACAGAACTGTCGCTGGCCATGGGACGCGATTTTAAAATCGCCGAAGAAGAGTTTTCCGCCGGTGCAGCCATTAAAATGCAGCAAATTACGGTGTTTGAAAAAAATGTCATCTACAGTGAAATTGAAAATGATGCTTCCAATGCCGTTGACGAAGCCATCAACGAAAACCAGAAAGAGTACTTCCGTTTCAATGCCGATCTTGGCGTGGTCAAAAGCTTTGATTACAAAGGCCAGATCACCGCAGGAGCAGTGATTAAAAACATCGTTCCCTGGGATCTTGAATCAGCGAGCGGACAAACCATTAAACTGCGCCCACAGGTGAGAATCGGGGCGGCACATCAGACCCGCTTTACCACGTTAGTGGCTGACCTCGATGTCACCGAAAACAAACCCATGGATATCGGCGTCGCCACCCGTTACCTGTCACTCGGAGCAGAATTGAATGCCTACGATTGGGCGGCGTTTCGGATTGGCTACAAAAACAACCTGAGTGAATCAGATTCCAGTGCGGTTTCTCTGGGACTTGGACTGACACCGTTTGGTGTTGGTGTGGACCTGAGCGTCTGGGGATCGCCCAGTGACGAAGAAAGCGAAATCGCTAAAAATGCCGGTGCCATGGCACAGATTTCAATTCGTTTCTAG
- a CDS encoding LPP20 family lipoprotein, producing the protein MHLHKFTILVPITILLISSCSLTSGAQKREKIAEIESQVQQINSKLPSMEPMVLRVVGYGAVDPKAKDLSPVQLKLMALRASKLDAYRTLAERVYGTSITGNSTVENLVAKDDRFRAYVDTYILGARVVSQDKMEDGSYETILEMIIDEGFRNCLTIQSNGRRNAQCASEMIHDLESYKRNGLSRQNVNDLDTGLYFIE; encoded by the coding sequence ATGCATTTACATAAATTTACCATTTTAGTACCGATCACAATACTGCTTATTTCCAGCTGCAGCCTGACATCGGGTGCACAAAAACGGGAAAAGATTGCTGAGATTGAGTCTCAGGTGCAGCAGATCAACAGCAAATTGCCGTCAATGGAACCCATGGTACTACGAGTGGTTGGTTACGGTGCTGTTGACCCCAAGGCGAAAGATCTTTCGCCAGTACAGCTCAAGTTGATGGCATTGCGGGCATCGAAGCTCGATGCCTATCGTACCCTGGCTGAACGGGTGTATGGCACGTCCATCACCGGTAATTCAACGGTTGAGAATCTGGTTGCCAAAGATGACCGGTTCCGCGCCTATGTTGATACTTATATTCTCGGAGCACGAGTGGTTTCCCAGGATAAAATGGAGGATGGCAGTTACGAAACCATTCTCGAAATGATTATTGATGAAGGGTTTCGTAATTGCCTGACTATACAGAGTAATGGTCGTCGTAATGCTCAATGTGCATCTGAGATGATTCACGATTTGGAATCCTATAAACGTAATGGCCTTAGTCGCCAGAACGTGAATGACCTTGATACCGGTCTTTATTTTATCGAATAG
- a CDS encoding nitrate reductase, translating to MSSRIIDTTCAYCGVGCGMTAEVENQSIIALTGDTHHPANHGRLCVKGSTLADTVRTEGRLTQPSVSGQPVSWNEAISTVAKGFSDTIARYGADAVAFYVSGQLLTEDYYVANKLMKGYIGSANIDTNSRLCMSSSVAGHKRAFGSDTVPNSYEDLEQARLIVLTGSNTAWCHPVLFQRIKHARQKNPELKVVVIDPRETDTLAIADLHINLKAGTDVALFNGLFNYLVQQDRLDHQYLHDHVNGFEQTQTQLAGQQRSIADVAQQCDVDENRIQQFYDWFTNTEQVVTCYSQGVNQSSRGTDKVNSILNCHLITGRIGKPGCGPLSLTGQPNAMGGREVGGLANTLAAHMDFKEEDIATVQQFWNSPTIARQPGLKAVDLFSAVDSGRIKAIWIMATNPVVSLPNASIVSRALQRCEFVVVSDIVAQGDTSAFADVLLPAAGWGEKDGTVTNSERRISRQRRLLPSPGEARPDWRIICDVAIAMGFQQGFEFNSPADIFREHARLSGYQNHGQRDFDISALAEISDGEYDTLMPVQWPVNQQYPDGCKRLFKAGGFFTPNRKAQLIATTCHPPQYATDQEYPLQLNSGRSRDHWHTMTRTELAVTLNRHRSEPWVEIHPDTAVQYGIEAGHWIRIDSQWGNIRVRATISKRIRPEQIFVPIHWSRQLANSAWLGAVVNPAVDPFSGQPESKHTPVRICSWQPAWQAKLLTRKALPLPAVDYCVRERTSFGFIYHLAGDETIDHWQSWLFQQFSDIPGGLQVVTQRNAEPMTLRLSLLHQQQLFAALLVQQHDPFNRQWLTELFNRSTLDGEQMAMLLSDDEQLANDPGETVCSCHAVGKNTIINAIQSQRLSSEKEVGHCTRAGTNCGSCLPEIRALLQAQQGLMMELENT from the coding sequence ATGAGCTCCAGAATTATCGATACGACTTGCGCCTATTGTGGCGTTGGTTGCGGCATGACTGCAGAAGTCGAGAACCAGTCCATCATTGCACTGACCGGCGATACGCATCACCCAGCCAATCATGGCCGCCTGTGTGTCAAAGGCTCTACTCTGGCAGATACCGTCAGAACTGAAGGCCGGCTCACTCAACCCAGCGTTTCAGGCCAGCCCGTCAGCTGGAACGAGGCAATCTCCACCGTGGCCAAAGGTTTCAGCGACACCATCGCCAGATACGGTGCCGACGCTGTAGCATTTTATGTGTCCGGTCAGTTATTGACGGAAGACTATTACGTTGCCAACAAACTGATGAAGGGTTATATCGGCAGCGCCAACATCGATACCAATTCCCGGCTGTGCATGTCGTCATCGGTGGCCGGCCATAAACGAGCCTTCGGATCTGACACGGTGCCAAACAGTTATGAAGATCTGGAACAGGCCCGGTTAATCGTGCTGACAGGTTCCAACACCGCTTGGTGTCATCCGGTACTGTTCCAGCGAATAAAGCATGCCCGACAGAAAAACCCCGAACTGAAGGTCGTGGTCATCGACCCAAGAGAAACCGATACCCTGGCCATTGCCGATCTGCATATCAATCTTAAAGCCGGCACCGACGTAGCCCTGTTCAACGGTTTGTTTAATTATCTCGTGCAACAGGACCGGCTGGATCATCAATATCTGCATGATCATGTGAACGGCTTTGAACAAACGCAGACACAATTGGCCGGACAACAGCGATCCATCGCCGATGTGGCACAGCAGTGTGATGTTGACGAAAACCGGATACAGCAGTTCTATGACTGGTTTACCAACACCGAACAGGTGGTGACCTGTTATTCTCAGGGCGTGAATCAGTCGAGCCGGGGAACGGATAAAGTCAACTCCATCCTGAATTGTCATTTGATTACCGGCCGTATTGGTAAACCTGGCTGCGGCCCGCTGTCTCTGACCGGTCAACCCAATGCCATGGGAGGGCGCGAGGTCGGCGGACTGGCCAACACGCTGGCTGCGCATATGGATTTCAAAGAAGAGGATATTGCCACCGTTCAACAATTCTGGAACAGCCCGACCATCGCCCGACAACCCGGCTTAAAAGCCGTGGATCTGTTTTCAGCCGTTGACAGCGGCCGCATCAAAGCGATTTGGATCATGGCCACAAATCCGGTCGTCAGTCTGCCCAATGCATCGATAGTCAGCCGGGCGCTGCAGCGATGCGAGTTTGTCGTCGTATCAGACATCGTTGCTCAGGGTGATACGTCAGCCTTTGCCGATGTGTTATTGCCGGCCGCAGGCTGGGGAGAAAAAGACGGTACGGTCACCAATTCCGAACGCAGAATTTCACGCCAGAGGCGTCTGCTGCCATCACCTGGAGAGGCCCGCCCGGACTGGCGGATCATTTGCGATGTCGCTATCGCCATGGGTTTCCAACAGGGTTTCGAATTTAACTCTCCAGCAGATATTTTTCGCGAACACGCCCGGTTGTCCGGTTACCAGAATCATGGACAGCGCGACTTTGATATTTCTGCTCTGGCCGAGATCAGCGACGGCGAATACGACACCCTGATGCCGGTTCAATGGCCGGTCAACCAACAATATCCCGACGGCTGCAAACGACTGTTCAAAGCCGGTGGTTTTTTCACGCCGAATCGCAAAGCACAATTAATTGCAACCACCTGCCATCCACCTCAATATGCCACTGACCAGGAATATCCGTTGCAACTGAACAGCGGCCGCAGTCGCGACCACTGGCACACCATGACACGTACCGAACTGGCCGTGACCCTCAACCGTCACCGTTCAGAACCCTGGGTGGAAATCCATCCCGATACCGCAGTGCAGTACGGCATCGAAGCCGGTCATTGGATCCGCATCGACAGCCAATGGGGCAATATCCGGGTGCGGGCGACGATCAGCAAACGGATTCGGCCCGAGCAGATTTTTGTCCCGATTCACTGGAGCCGGCAACTGGCCAATTCCGCTTGGTTGGGAGCGGTGGTCAACCCGGCAGTGGACCCTTTCTCAGGCCAGCCGGAATCCAAACACACACCGGTCAGGATCTGTTCATGGCAACCGGCCTGGCAGGCCAAACTGTTAACCCGGAAAGCCCTGCCGCTGCCAGCAGTCGATTACTGCGTACGCGAACGGACATCATTCGGTTTCATCTACCATCTGGCCGGAGACGAAACCATCGACCACTGGCAAAGCTGGTTATTCCAGCAGTTCTCTGACATTCCGGGTGGCTTACAGGTCGTCACGCAGCGCAACGCAGAACCGATGACACTTCGACTGTCCCTGCTGCATCAGCAACAATTGTTCGCGGCATTACTGGTACAACAGCACGATCCATTCAACCGGCAATGGCTGACGGAATTATTCAACCGCTCCACACTGGATGGCGAACAAATGGCCATGCTGTTGAGTGATGATGAACAACTCGCCAATGATCCCGGAGAAACCGTCTGTTCGTGTCATGCGGTCGGTAAAAACACAATCATCAATGCCATTCAGTCTCAACGCCTGAGCAGTGAAAAAGAAGTGGGCCATTGCACCCGGGCAGGTACCAATTGTGGTTCATGTCTGCCCGAAATACGCGCGCTCTTGCAAGCTCAACAGGGATTAATGATGGAACTGGAAAACACTTGA